In the Nitrosopumilus cobalaminigenes genome, CCACCTCACACAGTAATTATTCCAGGAAGATTACATTTTACAGAATCAGATGCATTGAAAATATTGGGTCAATGTATTGATGAACCATTTGACAATTCAGAAAAAACAAAGAAAATTTCCATCCAAATGATGAAAAAATATGTTCCAATGGTCAGAGAAGCTCTTGAAGAGGTAGAGCCACTATACAAAAACCAGAAAGAATTTCATGGAATTTTAGAAAATGCAGAATTATACGTAAAGGATGCAGAAAAATTTCTAGAAGATGGTCAAGACGAAGTTGCCATCTTGAGTATCGGGTATGCGGATGGTCTTGTTGATGCATTAAGATTAGCAAAAGGCCTTGATCCAAAAATGTAATTTTTAGCGATGAATTAAAGAGAGGGTCAAAAATAGAAAGAACGATGGAACAAAGTGAAAAAACCATATTATCCATAATGTATGTCGCACAAATTCAAGAAAAGAATGCATTTGAGGAAATAAAGAAAAAAACTTTGCTTGAAGAAAATATTATCAAATCAAATATAGAAAATTTGATTAAAAAACAATTTGTAAATGAAGATAATACCCTAACAGAGTCCGGTAGGAATTCATTAATTGTAGTTTTAGCTGGAGGAGTTTTTGACATTATTCATCCAGGTCATATTCATACGTTAAATGCTGCAAAAGAATTAGGAGATGTTCTCGTAGTGGTAGTTGCAACTGATAATACAGCAATGAAAATGAAGAAAAGAAGGCCACTTCACGTACAAGAGCAGAGACAAGAATTAGTAAATTCATTATCAATGGTAGACCTTTGTTTAATTGGTCAAGAAGATGATATTTTCAAAACAGTGAATCATGTCAAACCACAAATTATAGCTCTTGGATATGACCAAGTTCATCAAGAGAAATTCATTACAGAAGGATGTAAAAAAATAGAATTAGATGCAAAGGTTGCAAGATTGCAATCACCCATTCCTGAAAGTTCTAGTTCTAAAATTCAAAAAGAATACGGTGAATCAATTCACGGAATTTAGGAATTTATTGGAATTTTAATTGAAACTTTTGAACCATCTTTTAATTTAGCAGTTTTTCTTAAGCAAGATTTTGAAATTAATTCTATAATTGAATCATCATGATGTGTACGCTCTAGAATAATTAATTCACAGTTTGTAGAATTGTTAAGTTTGGCACTAAAGCACTTTACCCATCCATAGGTACGCTTTCCATCTGAAAAACTCTTAATTTTAGTACCATTCAGAGTTTCAAACTGTTTAATTGCTTCTTGATGAATTTTTTGATCTAATCTGACATTTAGAGTTCCAGGGTATGGAACATAACCGATTTTTGATTGGAATTGTTTTGTGTATCCTTTTAATCCCATGTAATATGCACCCTCACCCATTCCAGAAACCAAGGTACCTTTCAATTCAACATGAGAGGGTGAAGAATCAAGACTTTTTTGTAAAATTGCCGATAATTTTACCATTTCAGAAAATCCTTTTGATGTAATTTTTACTGAGATATTGCGTCCACTAATTATTCTCTCAATGAACTGATTTTGTTCTAATTCAAGAAGATGTTTTGAAGCAGCTTGTTGTGATTTCTTTATGTTTTTTCCAAGGGATGAAGTGGTTATAGAAACATAATTGTATTTTGCTCCTTTGGAAAGTAAATAGGAAAGAGTTAGGAGATGCTGAATCTTTAGTTCAGTCATCTATTCTAAGATACGCCTAAGTCACCGAATGTTTTTAGTGTCATTCCATCAGAATTGGATAATTTTGCAACTCTGTGTCCAATTACACATTCAATACCTGCATTTTTGGCACCTTCTAAAAGTCTCTGAGTAATAATTCCGTCTAGTAGAAGGTATTTGATTCCAGATTGTGATGATAGTTTACTAACAACTTCACTGATTGGAACTTTGAAAATTTCATTTTGATCTCCATCTAATGCTACGGCTTCAAGAGTTTCATTCAGATTTGGAAATACTTTTGCTGCCATCTCTGCTACTGGTTTATCATCTTCACTTTTTAGTTCAGGAGCTGGTTTTCCATTTTTAATCTCATCAGCAATTGGTCTTAGAATTTCATCAATTCTTTGAGGAGTTAACTCTTCAACTTCAACACCACTGTCTGCTTGAATTTCGTAATCTAATGGAACAAGTGATTTTAGTTCTTTGAGAATAAATCCTCCTGCTCTATCACCATCAAGGAAAGCAACTACAGTGTCTTTAGTATTACATAGTTCTTTGATAGATTCATCAATTTTTGCACCTTCAATTGCAAGTACATTGTCATATCCTGCTCTAAGAAGATTGATTACATCAGCTCTTCCTTCAACTAGAATTACCCAATTAGAATCAGATAGACCAGAACTACAAGTTAATTTTGATGGTCCATATGTTGTTAGTTTTCCTGCATCACCTTGGTGAACATCATTTAACATGCTTTCACCTTCACTGACGGTCTTAGTTGCCCATTTTTGTTTGATTTCTTTAGCTCGTTTTACAATATCATCTTTCTTGGCAGCTCGTACATCATCTATGGCTTCTAATTTGAATGCACAATCAAATGGCCCTACTTTGTCGATGCTCTCAATACCTGCAGCAATTAATGCACAAGTATCAATATCAGTACTCATTGGGATTAATGCATCACCATTAGTAGTGTTTGATGTAGATTTGGCATTGACTTCAATACGACCTACTTTAGAAACTCGTTGCAGTTCATTCAGATTCATCTCTGGGCCTAACAGTCCTTCTGTTTGGCCAAAGATTGCTCCGATTATATCTGCTCTTTCAACAAGTCCATCGACTTCATAGGAAAGTTTAACGTGATATTTGACAATTCCTGATTGAGGCATAAACTATTCATCTCCTTTATTATCATAATTTGAGTTTCTACCTGCAATATATGAGGGTATCGCAAAAATTTGTTAAAATTATGAATTTTTTCAAAAATTCTGAGATAGCAAACGCTAGGAGAAACTAAAAATGAAAAATAATGAATTTGTTTATTCTGTGCTAAATGAGTGACCGCATGAACAGGATTTTGTAACATTTGGATTGTTAATTTTAAATCCAGAACCCATTAGGCTTTCAATATAGTCTACGTTTGCACCTTGCAGATGATCAACGCTGTAGCTGTCAACTAGGAGTTTGACTCCATTTTCTTCCAAGACAATGTCATCTTCTTCTGGTGCTTTTTCAAAGCCCATTCCATAAGATAGACCAGAACAACCGCCACCTTGAACATATACTCTAAGGTATTCAGGGGCTTCTGCTTCTTCTTTCATAAATTCTTGGATTTTTTCAGCTGCTTTTGAGGTAACTGTGACCATCTTTTGTGTTTGCTCAGTTGCCATTATGAAGAAAAATGATGATTCAAAATATAAGAAGCTTTTCCCACCTGACACACTAGTAATTTAAGAAATGAGAGAAATCTCAACCTCAAAGCTAGTGATCAGCAATATGTTTGACTAAATCACTTGAAGTTAAAATGCCAACAACCTTATCGTCATCAATAACAGGTAATTTCCTAACATTTCTAGAAGACATCAAATCAGATGCAATCCACAAATCAGAATTTGAGTCAATTGAGATCAGAGGAGATGACATTATTCTTCTGACCGGAGTATCAATAGGATACGAATGTGCAGTGATTTTAATTGCAAAATCTCTATCAGTGACAATGCCAACAGGTAAATTATTTTCTAAAACTACTACAGCTCCCACCCCAGTATCTTCCATCATTTTTGCAGCATTAGTTGCAGTAACAGATGAATCAACAGAGACTATAGAATTACTCATTATTTGCTTAACCCAAGTTTTCTTTTGGATAGAGTCAGGAGAACTCATCAATAGATTTTATGAAAAGTGATATTTCAAAGGGTTAATTGAATTTCAATTATGATAATCATGTTCATTGAAGTCTGAACCCAATGATACAGATAAGATAACTGTAGTATCAGTAGTCTGAAATTTTAATTCTTTTTCAGGTAAGAAACTACGAAATACTTGAGTAAGCAATTGTTCTGTAAAGACAGACCATTTCAATCCCAAATCATGTTGAATTAAAAATATGTGCATGTCACCTTCTACTCTATGATCAGAATTCATTCCAGATGCACGCATATAGTCTTCTAATGTTTCAACACAACGTTTTAGATCATATCCACCTTTGATAAACAAAACAGTATCCTTTATCATAGGAAACATCAATGTGATAATTTCATCAATATCTTTTCCATCTAATTCTCCACCTAATGCTTCAAGTATCCCTTTAGGAACTGGAATCATTCCAATTTTACTTGAAAAACGATCCCATTGGACATATTTTTCTAAAATCTGTCTCACCAAAACATTTTGGGAAATACCTTTCTGAGTAGATTCTGTTTCTAATTCTGAGACCAATTTTTCTGGAAGTCTATAGGTAATACTACGAGTAGATTCCTTTTTTGAAGAATGTATTTGTCGTTTTGTAGAAGTAAGGTTATTGTCCATCATTTTACTCTACAAAGACCCTCAAAGATTAACTTCCGCGTGAAGTATTTGGTACTAGTTCAACAGTAGTTACTTCTAAATCACATTTTAGAGAAATGGATTTTACTCTACTCTTGTATAGAAAATATTTTTTTCCATCTTGATTTATTGAACCAGAGATAGCAAGTAATTTTGCATCATATAGGGTTTGTAAACGTCGATATACAGTACTAATAGGAATTTTCTTTTCACCAGAAATTTCCATTGCAGACTTTGGTTTTTCCAGAGTATTATGGAGGATTAATTTACAATACTTGTCAGCAAGGATTTCCAAAATTACTTGCTTTCTTTCATCATCCATTATTTTTTGAGATTGAACTAATTCTTGCATGAAAAAATAGGTTCAAAATTAGTTATAACAGATTTGACCGCAGTGCAAGACAATGTGTACTCATGTGATAAATCATCCAAAAGGCATTTTTGACTATGAAACACAGATCAATGAAAATATCAATAATTACAATGGTGTTTTCAATTCTATTAGTTTCAGTTACAGCTAATCAAGCAGCTGCAGAATCAGTTCCAGAATGGGTTAAAAATAATGCATTATGGTATGGCCAGGGAGATATTTCTGAAACAGAATTTCTCAATGCAATTAAATTTTTGATCGAAAATGGAGTAATTGTGATTGAGTCTGCTGAAGAAGTTGTATCAGAAGCAATGGAAGCACAAATAATCATTCCTAATGGAAATTTTGATGTATCAGGTAGTGGGGTTTACTTGCCATTGAATCTCGAAATTACCACAAACACCAAAGTAACATGGGTAAATGATGATTCTGTTCCACATAACATCCAAAGCCAAGATGAGCTTGGAAATGTGATTGATTTGTTCAATAGTCCTCCATTAAACACCGGAGACAGATTTGAGTTTACATTTGAAGAAGCAGGTGTATACAATTACTATTGTTCATTCCATCCTTGGAGAGTGGGAGTAGTTTCAGTAAAGTAGAGTTTTAGAAACTCTAACTTTTTTTAATAAATAAAATAAGAAAGAAATTAGAAATAGCTATTTCTTTGATTTGTTTACAAATGCTGTCATGCGTTCTTCCCGGTCTGGATGAGTAAAGCAATTTCTCCAAGCAAGTAATTCTAGTGCAAGACCAGTATCAAGATCTGCATTTCTTCCTTTGTTGATTGCAACTTTAGACATCTGAACGCCCATGGTTGAGTTTCCAGCAATTTGTTGTGCCATTTTCAAAGCTTCTTCTTCTAATGATGCAAGAGGAACTACATGGTTTACTAAACCAATTTCTTTTGCTTCTTCTGCTTTGACCATCTTACCTGTGTAAACAAGTTCTTTTGCTTTTGCTATTCCCACAATTCTCATTAATCTTTGAGTGCCACCCCATCCTGGAGGGACACCAATTGTTACTTCTGGTTGACCTAGTCTAGCAGTATCTGCTGCTATTCTAATATCACAAGACATTGCAAGTTCACAACCTCCACCTAAAGCAAAGCCGTTTACTGCTGCAATAGTTGGTTGTTTTACCAATTCAACAGTTGCAGTAACAAGTTGACCTGTCTTGGCATATTCCACTGATTCATCTGCAGAGATTTTAGACATATATTCAATATCTGCACCAGCAGAAAATGCCTTTTCTCCTTCACCAGTCAAAATAATTACTTTGACATTGTCATTTTGGCTTAGTTCTTCAAAAGTTTTGATTAGTTCTTTTGCAACATCAGTATTCATAGCATTGAGTTTGTCAGGTCTGTTAATTTTGACAGTACAAATGCCATCAGAAGTAGATGTGGTAACTAGTGACATAATAATTTGCCAAGAGATATGGGAATTAAATGTTCTCTATTTTCCACGTACTTTGCCCCATTGAGCTAAAGCAGAAGCGGCTGCCACCCAAGTTCTAAGGTCTTGGTAAACTGGAACATTGTGTTTCTCAATTAATTTAATCATTTTTTCAGTATATGGACCTCCATTTCCACCGGCAAGAATTGGTTTCTTCTTTTTCTTTGAAAGATCAGCTAGATAACCAACGATTGTTTCTTCAAGAGGATCATCCTGGAAAACAAACCAAGGCATTGCAATATCAATATTATTTTCATCCAAGAATTGTTGGATGACAAATCTATAGTCATCTGCAGTAGCACCACCACCAACATCTGCAGGATTACCATTATGAATTGGAACAGTTGGTGGGAAATGATCCTTAATCTTTTTCATAATTTTTGGAGATAATTTTCCAATTGTAAGACCTAATCGTTCTAATTGATCAATACCACCAATCATCGGTCCAGCACCATTACTGGTCATAGCAACTTTGTTACCCTTTGCAGGAGGTTGCCAGGCTAGTGCCTTTAACACTCCAACTAATTCTTGATAACTGTCAACTGAAATTATTCCTGCTTGTTTGAATGCACCCATAATCATTGCATTTGAACCTCCAAGTGAGCCTGTGTGTGATGCAGCTTGTTTTGCACCTGCAGCAGTTCTACCACTCTTCCAAATTACAATAGGTTTCTTTTTCTCTTTCATTACTCGTTTAGCAGTATTGATGAATTTTCTACCATCACCAAATCCTTCAACGTATAATCCAATAACTTTGGTTTGAGGATCATTTGCAGCATACCATATCATATCTGCCTCATCAACATCAGAACGATTACCAAAACTAATCATCTTAGACAAACCAAACAAATCAGCACTTTCTAACATACTAATTCCCATTGTTCCACTTTGTGAAAAGAATGCAACATTTCCTAATTTAGAACGTACCATTCTTTCTTGTCCTTGGAATGCACAATCAAGACGATTTGCTGCATTAAACATTCCAATACAATTAGGACCAACTACACGAATTTTGTGTTTTATTGATAACTCTTTTACTTCAGCTTCCATTGCGGCTCTATCACCACCAAGTTCTTTTCCTCCACCTGAAACAATTACAACATTATGGATTCCTTTCTTTGCACATGTCTTCATAATCGGTCCACATAAAGACAAGTCAATACAAACAACAACAAGATCAACCTTTGCAGGTATATCTTCTAATGAAGGATAACATTTGATTCCAAGAATTGATTTTTGTTTAGGATTAATTGGATATACTTTACCTTTGTAATCTTGTTTTCCTAGTGCATCTAATACAGAATTACCAATTTTGCCAGGGGTCGCAGATGCTCCAACTAATGCAACAGACTTTGGAGTGAAGAAAGACTCCATTGATGTAATGTTTGGTTTTGCTTTTGAGATTGAATTTTTAGTTAATTTGTTATTTAGAATAATTTTTGCATCAACAACATAGTGGGATTTTGGATAAACGATTACTGGATTAAAGTCAATGCTGTTAATGTAATCAGCATTTTCTACACCCAATTTTCCAATTTGAACTAACATTTTTGCCATCATATTAAGATCAATTGGTGCACTTCCTCTGAAACCTTTGAAAAGTTTGGAACCCTTGAGTTCGTTAATCATTGATTTTGCATCAGATGTTGAAATTGGTAACATTCTAAATGCAACATCTTTGAAAACTTCAGTCATTACACCACCTAATCCAGCCATAATCATTGGACCAAATTGTGGATCATTTTGAATACCTACAATAATTTCAACGCCTTTTGGAACCATTTTTTCCAAAAGAATTCCTTTAACTTCAACACCTTTCTTTTTTGATAAACGACCATACATGTCATTGAATGTTTTTTTAACATCATTGACATTATCAATTCCAACTTTCACTCCACCAACATCAGTCTTGTGTAAAATTTGTGGAGATACAACTTTCATTACAAGAGGAAATCCAATTTTCTTTGCTTGTTTTGCAGCTTCTTCGGCAGAAGTAGCAAGTGCATAAGGTGGAACCTTCACTCCATAAGTTTTGAGAATAGATTTTGATAATTCTTCAGTAATGACTTTGTGATCTGTTTGAATAGTTTCTTCAAAAATTTTCTTAACAGTGGCCATCTTTCGATCGATAAAATTAGAATT is a window encoding:
- a CDS encoding adenylyltransferase/cytidyltransferase family protein — protein: MEQSEKTILSIMYVAQIQEKNAFEEIKKKTLLEENIIKSNIENLIKKQFVNEDNTLTESGRNSLIVVLAGGVFDIIHPGHIHTLNAAKELGDVLVVVVATDNTAMKMKKRRPLHVQEQRQELVNSLSMVDLCLIGQEDDIFKTVNHVKPQIIALGYDQVHQEKFITEGCKKIELDAKVARLQSPIPESSSSKIQKEYGESIHGI
- a CDS encoding DUF120 domain-containing protein, giving the protein MTELKIQHLLTLSYLLSKGAKYNYVSITTSSLGKNIKKSQQAASKHLLELEQNQFIERIISGRNISVKITSKGFSEMVKLSAILQKSLDSSPSHVELKGTLVSGMGEGAYYMGLKGYTKQFQSKIGYVPYPGTLNVRLDQKIHQEAIKQFETLNGTKIKSFSDGKRTYGWVKCFSAKLNNSTNCELIILERTHHDDSIIELISKSCLRKTAKLKDGSKVSIKIPINS
- the dnaG gene encoding DNA primase DnaG: MPQSGIVKYHVKLSYEVDGLVERADIIGAIFGQTEGLLGPEMNLNELQRVSKVGRIEVNAKSTSNTTNGDALIPMSTDIDTCALIAAGIESIDKVGPFDCAFKLEAIDDVRAAKKDDIVKRAKEIKQKWATKTVSEGESMLNDVHQGDAGKLTTYGPSKLTCSSGLSDSNWVILVEGRADVINLLRAGYDNVLAIEGAKIDESIKELCNTKDTVVAFLDGDRAGGFILKELKSLVPLDYEIQADSGVEVEELTPQRIDEILRPIADEIKNGKPAPELKSEDDKPVAEMAAKVFPNLNETLEAVALDGDQNEIFKVPISEVVSKLSSQSGIKYLLLDGIITQRLLEGAKNAGIECVIGHRVAKLSNSDGMTLKTFGDLGVS
- the erpA gene encoding iron-sulfur cluster insertion protein ErpA, producing MATEQTQKMVTVTSKAAEKIQEFMKEEAEAPEYLRVYVQGGGCSGLSYGMGFEKAPEEDDIVLEENGVKLLVDSYSVDHLQGANVDYIESLMGSGFKINNPNVTKSCSCGHSFSTE
- a CDS encoding CBS domain-containing protein, with translation MSSPDSIQKKTWVKQIMSNSIVSVDSSVTATNAAKMMEDTGVGAVVVLENNLPVGIVTDRDFAIKITAHSYPIDTPVRRIMSSPLISIDSNSDLWIASDLMSSRNVRKLPVIDDDKVVGILTSSDLVKHIADH
- a CDS encoding helix-turn-helix transcriptional regulator, yielding MQELVQSQKIMDDERKQVILEILADKYCKLILHNTLEKPKSAMEISGEKKIPISTVYRRLQTLYDAKLLAISGSINQDGKKYFLYKSRVKSISLKCDLEVTTVELVPNTSRGS
- a CDS encoding cupredoxin domain-containing protein; translation: MKHRSMKISIITMVFSILLVSVTANQAAAESVPEWVKNNALWYGQGDISETEFLNAIKFLIENGVIVIESAEEVVSEAMEAQIIIPNGNFDVSGSGVYLPLNLEITTNTKVTWVNDDSVPHNIQSQDELGNVIDLFNSPPLNTGDRFEFTFEEAGVYNYYCSFHPWRVGVVSVK
- a CDS encoding enoyl-CoA hydratase/isomerase family protein, with product MSLVTTSTSDGICTVKINRPDKLNAMNTDVAKELIKTFEELSQNDNVKVIILTGEGEKAFSAGADIEYMSKISADESVEYAKTGQLVTATVELVKQPTIAAVNGFALGGGCELAMSCDIRIAADTARLGQPEVTIGVPPGWGGTQRLMRIVGIAKAKELVYTGKMVKAEEAKEIGLVNHVVPLASLEEEALKMAQQIAGNSTMGVQMSKVAINKGRNADLDTGLALELLAWRNCFTHPDREERMTAFVNKSKK
- a CDS encoding 3-hydroxypropionate--CoA ligase, with translation MATVKKIFEETIQTDHKVITEELSKSILKTYGVKVPPYALATSAEEAAKQAKKIGFPLVMKVVSPQILHKTDVGGVKVGIDNVNDVKKTFNDMYGRLSKKKGVEVKGILLEKMVPKGVEIIVGIQNDPQFGPMIMAGLGGVMTEVFKDVAFRMLPISTSDAKSMINELKGSKLFKGFRGSAPIDLNMMAKMLVQIGKLGVENADYINSIDFNPVIVYPKSHYVVDAKIILNNKLTKNSISKAKPNITSMESFFTPKSVALVGASATPGKIGNSVLDALGKQDYKGKVYPINPKQKSILGIKCYPSLEDIPAKVDLVVVCIDLSLCGPIMKTCAKKGIHNVVIVSGGGKELGGDRAAMEAEVKELSIKHKIRVVGPNCIGMFNAANRLDCAFQGQERMVRSKLGNVAFFSQSGTMGISMLESADLFGLSKMISFGNRSDVDEADMIWYAANDPQTKVIGLYVEGFGDGRKFINTAKRVMKEKKKPIVIWKSGRTAAGAKQAASHTGSLGGSNAMIMGAFKQAGIISVDSYQELVGVLKALAWQPPAKGNKVAMTSNGAGPMIGGIDQLERLGLTIGKLSPKIMKKIKDHFPPTVPIHNGNPADVGGGATADDYRFVIQQFLDENNIDIAMPWFVFQDDPLEETIVGYLADLSKKKKKPILAGGNGGPYTEKMIKLIEKHNVPVYQDLRTWVAAASALAQWGKVRGK